In a single window of the Anaerocolumna cellulosilytica genome:
- a CDS encoding Lrp/AsnC family transcriptional regulator: MKEKILTAIDKNSKLSAKDLGAMLGSSEEEVAEIIKQLEEDTVICGYPTLINWDKTQSEKVTALIEVKVTPQRGQGFDKIAERIYKFDEVESVYLMSGGFDLTVIIEGKSMREVANFVSSKLAPMEAVLSTATHFVLKKYKEHGLPLVHETKDERMLITP; this comes from the coding sequence TTGAAAGAAAAAATATTAACAGCCATCGATAAAAACAGTAAACTTTCTGCCAAGGATTTAGGGGCTATGTTAGGAAGTTCAGAGGAGGAAGTAGCAGAAATTATTAAACAGCTTGAAGAGGATACAGTTATCTGCGGTTATCCGACTTTAATTAATTGGGATAAGACCCAAAGCGAAAAGGTTACAGCTCTAATTGAAGTAAAAGTAACTCCACAAAGGGGACAGGGCTTTGATAAAATTGCGGAAAGAATCTATAAGTTTGATGAAGTGGAATCGGTGTATCTTATGTCCGGCGGATTTGATTTAACAGTAATCATTGAAGGCAAAAGCATGAGAGAAGTTGCTAACTTTGTATCCAGTAAATTAGCACCTATGGAAGCTGTACTCAGTACAGCAACGCATTTCGTATTAAAAAAATACAAAGAACATGGGCTGCCCTTAGTTCATGAAACAAAGGATGAAAGGATGTTGATTACACCGTGA
- a CDS encoding VanW family protein has translation MKKKIIIRVMVFLLLCLFSIGIKSQVLAASEEETITKGVYIDSVDIGGMTKVQAKEAVDQYIDDLKIKKITITVDDASEESTLEDLGLHYKDNNYLDDALLIGKSGNLIKRYKELKDTEEASLVYNLEFALKKDKVKDFIKEKLSSHDVKAENAAVKRENGAFVYTNHTVGRKVNIKDTLKAIEDSLTEGWDKQDIAITAVVEEDIPKYTRENVEKVKTLLGTFSTTYTTSSSDRAGNLANGARLINNTVLYPGDVFSAYEKLTPFTKANGYYEAGAYANGKVVDSIGGGACQVTTTLYNAVLLSELEVVERAPHSMTVSYVKLSMDSAIAGTWKDLKFKNDKDSPILIEVYTRDRTITFNIWGNETRDTKRTVKYESVVLSETKPGPDVVTKDPTKPESYQITTQSAHTGYVAELYKVVYENGTEVSRTRVNKSVYNASPRYVTVGSMVEEEEVEEEEPSTETSGGGLQEGPTDGTDTGNTTNEKPGKKPTAKPEDNNSDDTSSESQEETESTESIEAEDGV, from the coding sequence ATGAAGAAGAAAATAATAATCAGAGTGATGGTATTTTTATTACTATGCTTATTTTCAATCGGAATAAAAAGTCAGGTGTTAGCAGCTTCTGAGGAAGAAACTATAACGAAAGGTGTATATATCGATTCCGTAGATATTGGCGGTATGACAAAAGTACAAGCCAAAGAAGCCGTTGACCAATATATAGACGATCTTAAAATTAAAAAAATAACCATAACAGTGGACGATGCTTCTGAGGAATCAACCTTGGAGGATTTAGGCTTACATTATAAAGATAATAACTATCTTGATGATGCGCTGTTGATTGGTAAGTCAGGTAATCTAATTAAAAGATACAAGGAATTAAAGGATACAGAAGAGGCAAGTCTGGTTTATAATCTTGAATTTGCATTGAAAAAAGATAAAGTAAAAGATTTCATAAAAGAAAAACTTAGCAGTCATGATGTAAAAGCTGAGAATGCTGCCGTTAAAAGAGAAAACGGAGCCTTTGTATATACAAATCACACAGTAGGAAGAAAAGTAAATATAAAAGATACCTTAAAGGCAATTGAGGATTCGCTTACAGAAGGTTGGGATAAACAGGATATAGCAATCACTGCTGTCGTGGAGGAAGATATTCCTAAATACACCAGAGAAAATGTTGAGAAGGTAAAAACTCTTTTAGGTACTTTTTCAACCACCTACACTACTTCCTCATCAGATAGAGCGGGGAATCTGGCAAATGGTGCCAGACTTATCAATAACACGGTATTGTACCCAGGGGATGTATTTTCAGCCTACGAAAAACTTACACCTTTCACAAAAGCCAATGGGTACTATGAAGCCGGTGCTTATGCCAATGGTAAGGTAGTAGACAGTATTGGTGGCGGTGCTTGTCAGGTAACCACTACATTATATAATGCAGTATTATTGTCGGAACTAGAAGTAGTAGAACGTGCACCTCACTCTATGACTGTTAGCTATGTAAAATTATCCATGGATTCTGCCATTGCCGGAACCTGGAAGGATTTAAAATTTAAGAATGATAAGGATTCTCCTATTCTAATTGAGGTTTATACTAGAGACAGGACGATTACCTTTAACATCTGGGGAAATGAAACCAGAGATACCAAAAGAACAGTTAAGTATGAGTCAGTTGTTTTAAGTGAAACAAAACCGGGTCCGGATGTTGTTACAAAAGATCCAACCAAACCAGAATCTTACCAGATAACAACTCAGTCTGCTCATACCGGTTATGTGGCCGAGTTATATAAGGTTGTATATGAAAATGGAACTGAAGTTAGTAGAACAAGAGTGAATAAAAGCGTATATAACGCATCTCCAAGATATGTAACCGTAGGTTCCATGGTAGAGGAAGAAGAAGTAGAAGAGGAAGAACCATCTACTGAAACTTCTGGAGGTGGATTACAAGAAGGTCCAACTGACGGTACAGATACAGGTAATACAACGAATGAGAAGCCCGGTAAAAAACCTACTGCCAAACCTGAGGATAATAACTCTGATGACACTTCTTCAGAAAGTCAAGAAGAAACAGAATCAACAGAGAGTATTGAAGCGGAAGACGGAGTTTAA
- a CDS encoding chemotaxis protein CheX: protein MAGLNAEHINPFLIAATKILKDMCFVDVKIGKPYVKNTEFKDDTIIIMIGITGEIRGQAMIAFPNTVACDIASKMIMMPVTQLDEMSTSAVCELGNMIMGNTATIFSTKGIGIDITPPTLCSGNVSFSNSFSQNICIPLAYVDGNNIEINVAIMG, encoded by the coding sequence ATGGCAGGTTTGAATGCAGAGCATATTAACCCGTTTCTAATTGCAGCTACCAAAATCTTGAAGGATATGTGCTTTGTAGATGTAAAAATCGGAAAACCATATGTGAAGAACACAGAATTTAAGGATGATACAATTATTATAATGATTGGTATTACAGGAGAAATCCGGGGACAGGCCATGATTGCCTTTCCGAATACAGTGGCCTGTGATATTGCTTCAAAAATGATAATGATGCCTGTTACACAACTGGATGAAATGTCAACCAGTGCTGTATGTGAATTAGGGAATATGATTATGGGTAATACTGCAACTATTTTTTCTACCAAGGGAATTGGAATTGATATAACACCACCTACGCTTTGTAGTGGTAATGTTTCATTTTCCAATAGTTTTTCCCAGAATATATGTATTCCTCTGGCTTATGTGGATGGTAATAATATTGAAATTAATGTTGCAATAATGGGATAA
- a CDS encoding response regulator transcription factor, with protein MAAKQKILIVDDDVNIAELISLYLTKECFDTQMVHDGEEAIQAFGTYQPGLILLDLMLPGIDGYEVCREIRKTSSVPIIMLSAKGEIFDKVLGLELGADDYIIKPFDSKELVARVKAVLRRFHPVVTAAPPQAEAPAPEQTGDYVSYADLIINQSNYSVTYYGSTIEMPPKELELFYFLASHPNQVFTREQLLDHIWGYEYIGDTRTVDVHIKRLREKIKDHASWSLSTVWGIGYKFETKR; from the coding sequence ATGGCTGCGAAGCAAAAAATTTTAATTGTGGATGATGATGTTAATATAGCGGAATTAATCTCCCTTTATTTAACCAAAGAATGCTTTGACACACAGATGGTACATGATGGTGAAGAGGCAATTCAGGCATTTGGTACCTATCAGCCGGGTCTTATCTTGTTGGACCTGATGCTTCCTGGTATTGACGGCTATGAAGTATGCCGTGAAATTCGCAAAACCTCTTCTGTTCCTATTATTATGCTGTCTGCCAAGGGTGAAATCTTCGATAAAGTATTGGGACTTGAACTAGGTGCTGATGATTATATTATCAAACCTTTTGACTCAAAAGAACTGGTTGCCAGAGTCAAAGCAGTATTAAGACGTTTCCATCCAGTGGTTACAGCAGCCCCTCCTCAAGCAGAAGCACCGGCACCAGAACAAACGGGAGACTATGTTTCTTATGCTGACCTTATTATTAATCAATCCAACTACTCCGTGACCTATTATGGCAGCACCATAGAAATGCCTCCAAAAGAACTGGAATTATTTTATTTTTTAGCTTCTCATCCCAACCAGGTATTTACCAGAGAACAGCTTTTAGACCATATCTGGGGCTATGAATACATCGGAGATACCAGAACCGTAGACGTACATATTAAGAGACTACGGGAAAAGATAAAAGACCATGCCTCTTGGAGTTTATCCACTGTTTGGGGCATCGGTTATAAATTTGAAACAAAAAGATAA
- a CDS encoding HAMP domain-containing sensor histidine kinase yields MKRYLWLQLLVLYLASAFCMFFLLNTYGLDRYEQKLIEDKKSLLYNEATSISSDYMSSYYDKQLSLPYLSTQIKTIGSILEARIWIVNTKGDIISDTSKNITEGEEVNVLSIDPDFFDETFSDYTELEGVLTEPMVTVVYPVVYKYQTRGYIVIHSSLQEIQRDSVYVIDTINICLLIFLVFLLVIFVGLYYLTLHPLGKINKAAQEYAKGNYSYPLKLKRQDEYATLAASVSYMAGELDKLDDYQKKFVANISHDFRSPLTSIKGYAEALQDGTIPYELKDKYLGIILFETERLNKLTTSLLALNSFENHGTLLDIVSFDINNIIKKTAESFEGTCTQKKITLNLIFSSKETLVNADMGKIQQVLYNLLDNAIKFSHHNSTIKISTVEKGDKVFVSVKDNGIGIPKESIKKIWERFYKTDTSRGKDKKGTGLGLSIAKEIITAHDENINVISTEGVGTEFLFTLARTEGFLI; encoded by the coding sequence TTGAAACGATACTTGTGGCTTCAATTGCTGGTTTTATACTTAGCCTCTGCTTTCTGTATGTTCTTTCTCTTGAATACCTACGGGTTAGACCGTTATGAGCAGAAGCTGATTGAAGACAAAAAATCCTTGTTATACAATGAGGCTACCTCCATATCCTCAGATTATATGTCTAGTTATTATGATAAGCAGCTCTCTCTCCCTTATCTCTCTACCCAGATAAAAACCATTGGCTCCATTCTAGAGGCTAGAATCTGGATTGTTAACACCAAAGGTGATATAATTTCTGATACCAGTAAGAATATTACCGAAGGGGAAGAAGTAAATGTTCTAAGTATTGATCCTGACTTTTTCGATGAAACCTTTTCAGATTATACAGAGTTAGAAGGTGTATTGACAGAACCAATGGTTACTGTTGTATATCCTGTAGTATACAAATATCAGACAAGAGGTTACATTGTTATCCACTCCTCTTTGCAGGAAATACAACGAGACAGCGTATATGTCATTGATACCATCAATATATGCTTGTTAATATTTTTAGTATTTTTGCTTGTTATATTTGTAGGTCTGTATTATCTGACCTTACATCCACTAGGTAAAATAAATAAAGCCGCACAGGAATACGCGAAGGGTAACTATTCTTATCCATTAAAATTAAAGCGGCAGGACGAGTATGCTACTCTGGCAGCTTCCGTGTCTTATATGGCAGGAGAACTGGATAAACTAGATGATTACCAAAAAAAATTCGTAGCGAATATATCCCATGATTTCCGTTCCCCATTGACTTCTATCAAGGGTTATGCAGAAGCTCTTCAAGATGGTACTATTCCATATGAACTCAAGGATAAATATTTAGGCATTATCCTTTTTGAGACAGAACGGTTGAATAAGTTAACTACCAGTCTTTTAGCCCTAAACAGTTTTGAAAACCATGGTACCCTCTTAGATATCGTATCTTTTGATATTAATAATATAATCAAAAAAACAGCGGAGAGCTTTGAAGGTACCTGTACCCAAAAAAAGATAACCTTAAATCTTATCTTTTCTTCTAAGGAAACCCTGGTAAATGCTGATATGGGTAAAATACAGCAGGTACTTTATAACTTGTTAGACAATGCCATAAAATTCAGCCATCACAATTCAACTATAAAGATTTCCACAGTTGAAAAAGGTGATAAGGTCTTTGTATCTGTTAAAGATAATGGTATCGGCATACCAAAAGAGAGCATAAAGAAAATCTGGGAGCGTTTTTACAAAACAGATACTTCCAGAGGTAAAGATAAAAAGGGCACCGGTCTTGGTTTATCCATTGCAAAAGAAATTATAACTGCTCACGATGAAAATATAAATGTAATCAGTACTGAAGGCGTTGGTACCGAATTCTTATTTACATTAGCGCGAACAGAAGGCTTTTTAATATAG
- a CDS encoding tRNA (cytidine(34)-2'-O)-methyltransferase, with amino-acid sequence MNIILFEPEIPANTGNIGRTCVATGTSLHLIEPLGFQLTEKEIKRAGLDYWKDLDVTVYESFEDFLTRNPGAKIYMATTKAVNVYTEVEYEPDCFIMFGKESAGIPEEILLKNKNTAIRIPMIGEIRSLNLSNSVAIVLYEALRQNEFSGMKREGQLHRHTWDESL; translated from the coding sequence ATGAATATTATATTATTTGAACCTGAGATACCTGCTAATACGGGAAACATTGGTAGAACCTGCGTTGCAACCGGCACAAGTTTGCATCTGATAGAACCGCTGGGATTTCAGTTAACAGAAAAAGAAATTAAGAGAGCCGGTCTGGATTACTGGAAAGACTTGGATGTAACGGTTTACGAGAGTTTTGAGGATTTCTTAACCAGAAATCCCGGTGCTAAGATATATATGGCAACAACAAAAGCAGTGAATGTATATACAGAGGTAGAGTATGAGCCCGACTGCTTTATTATGTTTGGTAAAGAAAGTGCAGGGATACCAGAAGAAATCCTTCTTAAGAATAAAAATACTGCTATACGTATACCTATGATTGGGGAGATACGTTCCCTTAATCTATCTAATTCGGTTGCCATAGTATTATATGAGGCTTTAAGACAGAATGAATTTTCAGGAATGAAGCGGGAAGGTCAGCTTCACCGTCACACTTGGGATGAAAGCTTGTAA
- a CDS encoding AIR synthase family protein, whose protein sequence is MDIGKVSESVLKRSILKQIKHRREEVLVGPGVGEDCSVVELKEDEVFVISTDPITGTTEDIGTLAVHITANDISSNGAQIIGIMLTILLPEGSKESELKILMKDIEQVCQSLNIEIMGGHTEITAAVNQPVITVTGVGKMPKSQMIKTAGIKPGEEVVMTKWAGLEGTAIIAREKEVELLSRYTKEFIGNAKDFLKHISVVPEAVIGREMEVKAMHDVTEGGIYGALWELAAASGVGLEVNLKKIPIRQETVELCEFFDLNPYQLISSGVMLMVTDKANALVEALEKKGIPAAVIGRVTKGNDRVVLNDDEKRFLAPPKSDELYKIWK, encoded by the coding sequence ATGGACATAGGCAAAGTATCGGAATCAGTATTAAAAAGATCAATTTTAAAACAAATAAAACATAGAAGAGAGGAAGTACTGGTGGGTCCCGGTGTTGGTGAGGACTGCAGTGTCGTGGAGCTAAAAGAGGATGAAGTATTTGTAATCTCTACGGATCCAATTACCGGTACAACAGAGGATATTGGAACTCTTGCTGTACATATTACTGCCAATGACATATCCTCGAATGGTGCTCAGATAATCGGTATTATGCTTACGATTTTGCTCCCGGAGGGAAGCAAGGAATCGGAATTAAAGATTTTAATGAAGGATATAGAGCAGGTTTGTCAATCTCTTAATATTGAAATTATGGGCGGGCATACTGAAATTACCGCAGCAGTTAACCAACCGGTCATAACCGTTACCGGAGTTGGTAAGATGCCGAAATCTCAAATGATAAAAACCGCAGGTATTAAACCCGGCGAAGAGGTAGTCATGACAAAGTGGGCAGGACTTGAAGGAACTGCTATTATAGCCAGGGAAAAGGAAGTGGAATTGCTATCCAGATATACGAAAGAATTCATCGGAAATGCTAAAGATTTTCTAAAACATATATCTGTTGTTCCGGAGGCTGTAATCGGAAGAGAAATGGAAGTAAAAGCAATGCATGATGTGACAGAGGGCGGTATATATGGAGCTCTATGGGAACTTGCAGCAGCTTCAGGGGTAGGGCTTGAAGTGAATCTTAAAAAAATCCCAATAAGACAAGAGACAGTAGAATTATGCGAATTTTTTGATTTAAATCCCTATCAGTTGATATCTAGCGGTGTAATGTTAATGGTTACAGATAAAGCAAATGCACTGGTAGAGGCGTTGGAGAAAAAGGGTATACCGGCAGCAGTAATCGGCAGGGTAACAAAGGGGAATGACAGGGTTGTTTTAAATGATGATGAAAAACGTTTCCTGGCACCTCCTAAAAGTGATGAACTGTATAAAATATGGAAGTAA
- a CDS encoding aminotransferase class I/II-fold pyridoxal phosphate-dependent enzyme yields MRNPLSKLVVNIQPSGIRKFFDIVSEMKDAISLGVGEPDFDTPWHIREEGIYSLEKGKTFYTSNAGLKELKEEICNYLYRRYQLNYSPDHETIVTIGGSEAIDISLRAMLDPGDEVLIPQPSYVSYLPCVTLAGGKPVIIELKDKNQFKLTKEELLEAITDKTKILILPFPNNPTGAIMEYEDLKEIAKIVEEKDLYIISDEIYSELTYGRNHISIAEFPGMKERTILINGFSKSYAMTGWRLGYATGPANIIEQMIKIHQFAIMCAPTTSQYAAIEALKNGDADVDMMRVAYDQRRKYLINAFQTMGLECFEPFGAFYVFPCIKSLGMSSEEFATMLLKEEKVAVVPGTAFGDCGEGFLRISYAYSIENLKIAIERIERFVKKHKNNQ; encoded by the coding sequence GTGAGAAATCCATTATCCAAGTTAGTGGTTAATATTCAGCCTTCAGGAATCCGCAAATTTTTTGATATTGTAAGTGAGATGAAAGACGCTATATCACTTGGAGTGGGAGAACCTGATTTTGATACGCCTTGGCATATTAGGGAGGAGGGAATCTATTCTCTCGAAAAAGGAAAAACCTTTTACACCTCCAATGCAGGACTAAAGGAATTAAAAGAAGAGATATGCAACTACCTCTATCGAAGATACCAATTAAACTACAGCCCTGATCACGAAACCATTGTGACAATAGGAGGTAGTGAGGCCATTGATATCTCCTTAAGGGCAATGCTTGACCCCGGGGATGAAGTACTGATACCACAGCCTAGTTATGTTTCCTATTTACCCTGTGTAACCTTAGCAGGAGGGAAGCCAGTAATTATTGAGCTAAAAGATAAAAATCAGTTTAAATTAACGAAAGAAGAATTACTAGAAGCTATTACAGATAAGACCAAAATATTAATATTACCGTTTCCTAATAACCCCACCGGAGCTATTATGGAATATGAGGACTTAAAAGAAATTGCTAAAATAGTAGAAGAAAAGGATTTATATATTATATCTGATGAAATTTATTCAGAACTTACCTACGGACGAAATCATATATCCATTGCTGAGTTTCCCGGAATGAAAGAACGAACTATTTTAATCAATGGGTTTTCAAAGTCTTACGCCATGACCGGATGGCGTCTGGGTTATGCCACAGGACCGGCTAATATAATTGAGCAAATGATAAAAATCCATCAATTTGCAATTATGTGTGCACCTACAACCAGCCAGTATGCAGCTATTGAAGCATTAAAAAACGGTGATGCAGATGTAGACATGATGCGTGTAGCCTATGACCAAAGAAGAAAATATCTAATCAATGCATTTCAAACGATGGGACTGGAATGTTTTGAACCTTTTGGAGCCTTTTATGTATTTCCTTGTATTAAGAGTCTGGGTATGTCTTCTGAAGAATTTGCAACAATGCTGTTAAAAGAGGAAAAAGTTGCGGTAGTTCCAGGGACAGCTTTTGGTGATTGTGGGGAAGGGTTCTTAAGAATTTCCTATGCTTATTCTATAGAAAATCTAAAAATAGCAATAGAGCGTATAGAACGGTTTGTGAAAAAACATAAAAATAACCAGTAA
- a CDS encoding endonuclease MutS2, which translates to MNEKALKTLEYFKIIDKLIVLAGSGLGKELCKNLLPSSNLEEIIKAQTETTDALSRIFRKGSLGFYGVHDIRPSIKRLEIGSTLGAGELLHISSVLDATLRIKAYGARAAEENTGDSLDEMFNTLEPLSPLSNEIRRCIISEEEIADDASSALKSIRRSMKVTNDKIHEQLNAIVSSQTSKSLLQENIVTMRNGRYCIPIKQEYRSQFPGMIHDQSSSGSTLFIEPMAVVKLNNDLKELEIKEQEEIERILAALSNQAGEYKEQLEQNIKILPQLDFIFARAALSKQMKCSEPKFNDRGIVNIKKGRHPLIDTKKVVPIDIVLGKDFNLLVITGPNTGGKTVSLKTVGLFTLLGQAGLHIPAFDGSELAVFEEVYADIGDEQSIEQSLSTFSSHMVNTVSILEKANYKSLVLFDELGAGTDPTEGAALAMAILSNLHKRQVRTMATTHYSELKVYALSTEGVSNACCEFDVETLRPTYRLLIGIPGKSNAFAISSKLGLPSSVIDDAKNLIGSQDKSFEDLIAELNNSRIAIEKEQEEISNTKKEIEELKRKLEEKSNRFDNAKERLFAEANEEARKILQEAKDVADRTIKNFNKWSTDGGLGKDMENERNALRERLSKTESKLAIKPGKKNNKTSKAGDFKLGDSVNVLSLGLKGIVNSLPNAKGDLFVQMGILRSQVNISDLELIDEPVITGPNLNRTGSGKIKMSKASTISPEINVIGKTVDEALPLLDKYLDDAYLSHLPQVTVIHGRGTGALKNAVHAHLKKTKYVKTYREGAFGEGGQGVTIVEFK; encoded by the coding sequence ATGAATGAAAAAGCTTTGAAAACGCTCGAATATTTTAAGATTATAGATAAATTAATTGTTCTTGCAGGCTCCGGCCTTGGAAAAGAACTTTGTAAAAACCTTTTACCCTCCAGCAACCTGGAGGAAATTATAAAAGCACAAACCGAAACCACGGATGCCCTGTCGCGTATTTTTCGCAAAGGAAGTCTTGGTTTTTATGGAGTGCATGATATCCGTCCATCCATCAAAAGACTGGAAATCGGTTCAACTCTTGGTGCAGGAGAACTTTTGCATATCAGCTCTGTTCTGGATGCCACCTTACGAATTAAAGCCTATGGTGCCAGAGCTGCAGAAGAAAATACAGGTGATTCCCTGGATGAAATGTTTAACACTTTAGAGCCTTTAAGCCCATTAAGCAACGAAATCAGACGTTGTATCATCAGCGAAGAAGAAATAGCAGATGATGCCAGCTCTGCCTTAAAAAGCATACGCAGATCCATGAAAGTAACTAATGACAAAATACACGAACAATTAAATGCCATTGTAAGCTCTCAGACTTCTAAGTCCCTGTTACAAGAGAATATTGTAACTATGAGAAACGGACGCTACTGTATCCCCATCAAACAGGAATACCGCAGCCAGTTTCCGGGCATGATTCACGACCAGTCCTCCTCCGGTTCTACACTTTTTATTGAACCCATGGCAGTTGTGAAGCTTAACAATGACTTAAAAGAACTTGAGATTAAGGAACAGGAAGAGATTGAGAGAATACTTGCGGCGTTAAGCAATCAGGCCGGCGAATATAAAGAACAGCTTGAGCAAAATATCAAGATATTACCTCAGCTTGATTTTATCTTTGCAAGGGCTGCCCTGTCAAAACAAATGAAATGCAGCGAGCCAAAATTTAATGACAGGGGAATCGTAAATATAAAAAAAGGAAGACACCCTCTCATTGATACTAAAAAGGTTGTTCCTATTGACATTGTCCTAGGAAAAGACTTTAATCTGTTGGTTATAACCGGGCCTAATACCGGCGGTAAGACTGTTTCCTTAAAAACCGTAGGCCTTTTTACTCTTTTAGGGCAGGCCGGTCTTCACATTCCTGCCTTTGACGGGTCAGAGCTAGCTGTATTTGAAGAGGTCTATGCTGATATTGGGGATGAACAGAGCATTGAACAAAGCTTAAGTACCTTCTCTTCTCACATGGTGAATACCGTATCAATCTTAGAGAAGGCGAATTATAAATCATTAGTACTCTTTGATGAATTGGGTGCCGGTACTGATCCGACAGAAGGTGCTGCGCTAGCTATGGCAATCCTTTCCAATCTTCACAAAAGACAGGTTCGCACTATGGCAACTACCCATTACAGTGAATTAAAGGTCTATGCACTTTCCACAGAAGGCGTTAGCAACGCCTGCTGTGAATTTGATGTTGAGACCTTACGCCCCACGTACAGACTCTTAATTGGTATCCCTGGAAAAAGTAATGCCTTTGCCATCTCTTCTAAATTAGGCCTTCCTTCTTCTGTAATTGATGATGCGAAAAACCTGATTGGAAGTCAGGATAAGAGCTTTGAAGACTTAATAGCCGAACTCAATAACAGCCGCATTGCAATTGAGAAGGAACAGGAAGAAATCAGTAATACAAAAAAAGAAATTGAGGAACTAAAACGTAAGCTGGAAGAGAAATCAAACCGTTTCGATAACGCAAAAGAAAGGCTATTTGCAGAGGCCAATGAAGAAGCCAGGAAAATTCTGCAGGAAGCCAAAGACGTTGCCGACCGTACGATTAAGAATTTTAATAAATGGAGTACTGACGGGGGACTTGGCAAAGACATGGAAAATGAACGTAATGCACTAAGAGAACGTTTATCAAAAACCGAATCCAAGTTAGCTATAAAACCCGGTAAGAAAAATAATAAGACCTCTAAGGCCGGTGACTTTAAGCTTGGTGATTCCGTTAATGTTTTAAGCCTTGGTTTAAAAGGTATCGTAAACAGTCTGCCAAACGCCAAGGGTGATTTATTTGTTCAGATGGGTATTCTTCGTTCTCAAGTTAATATCAGTGATCTTGAATTAATTGATGAACCCGTAATCACCGGGCCAAACCTTAACCGTACCGGCAGTGGCAAAATAAAGATGTCAAAAGCCTCAACCATCAGCCCCGAAATCAATGTTATCGGTAAAACCGTTGACGAGGCACTGCCGTTATTAGATAAATATTTAGATGATGCCTATCTTTCTCATTTGCCGCAAGTTACAGTTATTCACGGAAGGGGTACGGGTGCACTAAAAAATGCCGTTCATGCGCATTTAAAGAAAACCAAATATGTTAAGACTTACCGCGAAGGTGCCTTTGGCGAAGGCGGACAGGGTGTTACGATAGTAGAATTTAAATAG
- a CDS encoding 3'-5' exonuclease, with protein sequence MNNRITTFVCFDIETTGLSPDRDRIIEIGALKVINGKIRETFSEFINPQMKLPPKIVSLTGIRDDMLFSAGMEEEVITRFHQFAGEEYILMGHNISFDYSFIKTALTRQGKNFDRNGIDTLDLSRRLLPNLESKSLGSLCAYYGIINEHAHRAYDDAKATALLYVKLCNEFYEIEPAVFEPKALSYKVKKNRPITGKQKNYLIDLIKYHKIDYIKSVEALTQSEASRIIDKIILEKGRINY encoded by the coding sequence ATGAATAACCGGATTACAACCTTTGTCTGCTTTGATATTGAAACAACCGGTTTAAGTCCTGACAGAGACCGGATTATTGAAATAGGGGCATTAAAGGTAATTAACGGTAAGATACGAGAAACTTTCAGTGAATTCATAAACCCGCAGATGAAACTGCCGCCTAAAATTGTCAGCCTTACCGGAATAAGGGATGATATGCTCTTTTCAGCCGGTATGGAGGAAGAAGTTATTACTCGATTCCACCAATTTGCGGGGGAAGAATATATTCTTATGGGGCATAACATATCATTTGATTACAGTTTTATCAAAACTGCGCTCACAAGACAGGGAAAAAATTTTGATAGGAACGGGATTGATACGTTGGATTTAAGCCGGAGATTATTACCGAATTTAGAGAGTAAAAGTCTGGGAAGTCTTTGTGCATATTATGGGATAATCAATGAACATGCTCACAGAGCCTATGACGACGCAAAGGCAACAGCATTACTTTATGTAAAACTTTGTAATGAATTTTATGAAATAGAACCGGCTGTTTTTGAGCCGAAAGCTTTAAGCTATAAGGTAAAAAAGAACCGGCCAATAACCGGCAAACAAAAAAATTACTTGATAGATTTAATAAAATATCATAAGATAGATTATATAAAATCAGTAGAAGCTCTCACGCAAAGTGAAGCCTCCAGAATAATTGATAAGATTATCCTGGAGAAGGGTAGAATAAACTATTAA